A part of Thermotoga petrophila RKU-1 genomic DNA contains:
- a CDS encoding DUF438 domain-containing protein, which yields MEKEKVEIFKDILKRLHKGEDIESLKKQFGELLSRLSPFEIPVIEQELLREGEIDVKDIIKMCDLHVEFFRGAVSEAGREIENLPEGHPLRTLYEENKQILKDAEALGLLASSTFSLQNEDPRRRNFYEKLVQHVSELSRIGYTHYTREEMLIFPYIERRGITAVPTVLWSKHDEVRLKIKLLVNLLKKEEDDERLKKEALELSRMLSDMVFRENNILYPTLKVLLSEGEWKAIKMFEKDIGYYKVEVVEEWETSAEPLLPHQIDPTVPPETYEKLPEEIKRVVGALRPDTEYSLVRENDLKLESGYLSMEELNAIFKTLPIDVTFVDKHDRVRFFSGGHRIFHRAPTVLGRPVQFCHPPRSVHIVNKILKAFKEGRKNPAEFWINMGERKIHIRYFPVLDEDGNYMGTLEVVQDITDIKKLEGEKRLLDWK from the coding sequence ATGGAGAAAGAAAAGGTGGAAATCTTCAAGGACATACTCAAAAGGCTTCACAAAGGAGAGGATATAGAATCTTTGAAGAAACAGTTTGGTGAGTTGCTTTCCAGGTTGTCACCTTTTGAAATTCCCGTTATAGAACAGGAACTTCTCAGAGAAGGTGAAATCGATGTGAAAGACATCATCAAGATGTGCGATCTTCATGTTGAGTTCTTCAGAGGAGCCGTTTCAGAGGCTGGCAGAGAAATAGAAAACCTCCCAGAGGGTCACCCTCTGAGGACTCTTTATGAGGAGAACAAACAGATACTCAAAGACGCAGAGGCTCTGGGTTTGCTGGCTTCTAGCACGTTTTCCCTCCAGAATGAAGATCCCCGAAGAAGAAACTTCTACGAAAAACTCGTCCAGCACGTGTCTGAACTTTCCAGAATAGGATACACGCACTACACAAGAGAAGAGATGCTTATATTCCCATACATCGAAAGAAGGGGAATCACCGCAGTTCCCACCGTTCTTTGGTCAAAGCACGATGAGGTGAGATTGAAAATAAAACTCCTGGTCAACCTCCTGAAAAAAGAAGAGGACGATGAACGACTGAAAAAAGAAGCCCTCGAACTCTCAAGGATGCTCTCAGATATGGTCTTCAGAGAAAACAATATTCTCTATCCGACTCTGAAGGTTCTTCTCTCCGAAGGTGAATGGAAGGCCATAAAGATGTTTGAAAAGGACATAGGATACTACAAGGTGGAAGTGGTGGAAGAATGGGAAACTTCTGCAGAACCGCTCCTCCCACACCAGATAGATCCAACCGTTCCTCCCGAAACGTACGAAAAGCTCCCAGAAGAGATCAAAAGGGTTGTAGGAGCACTCAGACCTGACACTGAGTATTCACTTGTTCGAGAAAATGATCTGAAACTGGAAAGCGGATACCTTTCCATGGAGGAGTTGAACGCAATTTTCAAGACACTGCCAATCGATGTCACCTTTGTGGACAAACATGACAGAGTTCGGTTCTTCTCAGGAGGCCACAGAATATTCCACAGGGCACCCACTGTCCTCGGAAGACCGGTGCAGTTCTGTCACCCACCAAGGAGCGTTCATATCGTGAACAAGATTCTAAAAGCCTTCAAAGAAGGAAGAAAAAACCCTGCAGAGTTCTGGATCAACATGGGAGAAAGAAAAATCCACATAAGATACTTCCCGGTTCTGGACGAGGACGGAAACTACATGGGCACACTCGAAGTAGTTCAGGACATCACCGACATAAAAAAACTCGAGGGAGAAAAAAGGCTCCTGGACTGGAAATAA
- a CDS encoding MG2 domain-containing protein, protein MRSLFFSFMVFMAAFLFGGYAYFSGDPILRVGEGISFVVSDMENVVLNVWKVEDEETFLKAVLTEENFDFWWQENNPLVYRKTFSSRNEWKEFSVPLKEKGFYFATLTTPLAGTSVITRELDRGLFIVTDLEVIYFSDGSRTMLHVFDIDDGFAEKAEVFLYRDSILVGRLFTDEYGTVEVNDRFDTVYVRYKDSRFIGNVYSPRRFVEDEKLFLITDRPIYKPSDTVYFRGQLFKVDGNVYRAFESTGVTVTVFDTKENEIYRSTFETSALGGFSGDLKLPDTAPVGLYRIKIEHGENTFWENFLVEEYRKPEYRVNIETDRETYISGEVINYRIRVKYFNDQPVEKAEVAYYVHAFPEDENGYLVYRGTGFTNEKGVLEFGVKTQEGFQGVYALEVIVVDVSQRQIEEKKTVKVYADDVLISPQDRFVYTSPGNQVRMTVKVTDLSGNPLEGVLYVLHDDSTSTAVVENGEATFTFVPYEVRDYKLELSFKKAKTHVYVYAYHGARTSNEFVIVAESDTVKPGDRIPVRLLAPGNVKGVLGITSKRIYKTIPVIFTGSTEFLVEIPENILEKNIFFVFTGFDEKGEIYLTKKLDVSLNTNFTDMEIKFDKDQYEPGEIAQITIKSSVDEICISVVDEAIYDLVGTEPPVLEEFLYPSMNYPLVRGNFASGWILYVSRNSIRNKLASLPEEKTFADFKQNAFPSRVNVREYFPDTVLWIPDVKLHDGTARISFKVPDSITSFRATAYGFSKDRFSQGEETIVVSKDFYITPHLPSFLREGDIMRLSATVFNRTGKELFVEIRIELPDNIKLVEGNSSRHFLMEANSSHTETWTVKAISPSEESFVQFFASGGDLSDAISLKVPVRRFAFEREFYRIMFIDGEETVTLPEGPFVFSKIRFLSGITPLIEDSLRELIGFPYGCVEQTMSRFFPAVVAANLGLKVEDLDEIIRKGLFRIYYYQHADGGWGWFVTDKTNNFMTCYVMEGLYFTMKAGYNVAESVLERGIEYLKAHPSAYGSYVLDLYDIEHEPFEPQTPADLVFLSMESKEALTKVLKYVVQDDQKAYLKVTSEDPLISEIQLNSVLLKALVKWKEFPELQKKLVNYLLLKKEGYFWTSTKDTSFAILALLEAMPVYESTSLRVLNSGKEFVLRSGEESQLVPGPLIVSGNGVVEVHVVHPVVPKESVSEGMEIKRKFYKRYELFIEEIRSLVDAFVPLGRGYVPHSIHRVEEEKDDELFILPYELRNETVEYGGITMKVNGNRVEIKGETYSFSRIKTQNGLILIVLGNEALVYDPGKNTVTRYLEVLDGDFVGDRGETDSTMWLQKGTTWKNYRMCLFRKKKSENGQKENVVP, encoded by the coding sequence ATGAGAAGTTTGTTTTTTTCTTTCATGGTCTTTATGGCTGCTTTTCTCTTTGGAGGATATGCGTATTTTTCCGGAGATCCTATACTGCGAGTTGGTGAAGGAATTTCTTTCGTCGTTTCGGACATGGAAAATGTTGTCTTGAATGTGTGGAAAGTGGAAGACGAAGAGACATTCTTGAAAGCCGTCCTCACCGAAGAAAATTTCGATTTCTGGTGGCAGGAGAACAATCCCCTTGTTTACAGAAAAACATTCTCTTCAAGGAACGAGTGGAAAGAATTCTCCGTTCCTTTGAAAGAAAAGGGCTTTTATTTTGCCACTTTGACAACCCCGTTGGCAGGAACGTCTGTGATAACAAGAGAACTCGACAGGGGATTGTTCATCGTTACCGATCTTGAGGTGATTTACTTTTCCGATGGAAGCAGGACCATGCTCCATGTTTTTGATATCGACGATGGTTTCGCGGAAAAAGCAGAAGTGTTCTTGTACAGAGATTCAATATTAGTTGGCAGACTTTTCACCGATGAATATGGAACCGTCGAAGTCAACGATCGTTTCGATACGGTTTATGTCAGGTATAAAGACTCTCGCTTCATTGGTAATGTGTATTCCCCTAGAAGATTTGTTGAAGATGAGAAACTCTTTCTCATCACGGACCGACCCATTTATAAACCGTCCGATACTGTTTACTTCAGAGGACAACTTTTCAAGGTTGATGGGAACGTGTACAGGGCTTTTGAAAGCACAGGAGTAACCGTGACTGTTTTCGACACGAAGGAAAACGAGATCTACAGGTCAACTTTTGAAACCAGTGCACTCGGAGGCTTCAGCGGAGATTTGAAATTACCAGACACGGCTCCAGTTGGTCTTTACAGGATAAAGATCGAGCATGGTGAGAACACGTTCTGGGAGAATTTCCTGGTTGAGGAGTACAGAAAGCCAGAATACAGAGTAAACATCGAAACCGACAGGGAAACGTACATATCTGGAGAAGTTATAAACTATCGGATCAGGGTAAAGTATTTCAACGATCAGCCGGTCGAAAAAGCAGAGGTTGCCTATTACGTTCATGCGTTTCCGGAAGACGAAAATGGTTATCTGGTCTACAGAGGAACAGGCTTTACGAACGAAAAGGGAGTTCTGGAGTTTGGCGTGAAGACCCAGGAAGGTTTTCAGGGAGTCTACGCTCTGGAGGTCATCGTGGTAGATGTGAGTCAGAGACAGATCGAAGAAAAAAAGACGGTAAAGGTATACGCTGATGACGTTTTAATCTCTCCACAGGACAGGTTCGTTTACACATCTCCTGGAAATCAGGTGAGGATGACTGTGAAGGTAACGGATCTGTCAGGAAACCCTCTGGAAGGTGTTCTCTACGTCCTGCACGATGATTCAACGAGCACAGCGGTTGTGGAAAACGGTGAAGCAACTTTCACGTTCGTTCCATATGAAGTCAGAGACTATAAACTGGAACTGTCCTTCAAGAAGGCAAAGACACATGTTTACGTGTATGCCTACCATGGTGCAAGAACGAGCAATGAGTTTGTGATCGTCGCAGAAAGCGACACGGTGAAACCTGGTGATAGAATACCGGTTCGTCTCCTTGCCCCTGGTAATGTGAAGGGTGTTCTGGGAATTACTTCGAAGAGGATCTACAAAACGATTCCCGTTATCTTCACAGGTTCCACCGAATTTCTCGTTGAAATCCCTGAAAATATCCTGGAAAAGAACATTTTCTTTGTTTTTACTGGATTCGACGAAAAAGGCGAAATCTATCTGACGAAAAAACTGGATGTTTCTTTGAATACCAATTTCACCGACATGGAGATAAAGTTCGACAAAGACCAGTACGAACCAGGAGAAATCGCACAGATCACCATAAAATCCAGTGTGGATGAGATCTGCATCTCGGTGGTCGATGAGGCGATATACGATCTTGTGGGGACAGAGCCACCTGTTCTCGAAGAATTTCTGTATCCTTCCATGAATTATCCACTGGTGAGAGGAAACTTCGCGTCCGGATGGATACTTTACGTTTCGAGGAATTCGATCCGAAACAAACTTGCTTCGTTGCCCGAAGAGAAAACCTTTGCCGATTTCAAACAGAATGCTTTCCCCAGTAGGGTGAATGTCAGAGAATACTTTCCTGACACAGTCCTGTGGATACCTGATGTGAAACTCCACGACGGTACGGCGAGGATAAGTTTCAAGGTGCCAGACAGCATAACCTCGTTCAGAGCAACTGCCTATGGTTTTTCAAAGGACAGATTTTCTCAAGGAGAAGAAACCATCGTTGTTTCTAAGGATTTCTACATAACACCACATCTTCCCTCCTTCCTGAGGGAAGGAGACATCATGAGACTATCTGCAACTGTTTTCAACAGAACGGGGAAGGAGCTTTTCGTCGAGATCAGAATAGAGCTGCCTGATAACATAAAACTCGTTGAAGGAAACTCGTCGAGACATTTCTTGATGGAGGCGAACTCATCTCACACTGAGACCTGGACCGTGAAGGCGATTTCTCCTTCCGAGGAAAGTTTCGTGCAATTCTTTGCAAGCGGAGGCGATCTGAGTGATGCGATTTCACTGAAAGTTCCTGTCAGAAGGTTCGCTTTTGAGAGGGAATTTTATAGGATTATGTTCATAGACGGAGAAGAAACAGTGACGCTTCCAGAAGGGCCGTTTGTTTTCTCGAAGATAAGGTTTTTGAGCGGCATAACACCACTCATCGAGGATAGTTTGAGGGAACTCATAGGATTTCCGTACGGATGTGTTGAGCAGACCATGAGTCGGTTCTTCCCTGCGGTGGTTGCGGCCAACCTGGGGTTGAAGGTGGAAGATCTGGATGAAATCATACGAAAAGGATTGTTCAGAATATATTACTATCAGCATGCTGACGGTGGATGGGGATGGTTTGTTACAGACAAAACCAACAATTTCATGACATGCTATGTTATGGAAGGGTTGTATTTCACAATGAAAGCAGGTTATAATGTGGCAGAAAGTGTTTTGGAGAGAGGAATAGAGTACCTCAAAGCCCATCCATCGGCTTACGGTTCCTACGTTTTGGATCTGTACGACATCGAGCACGAACCGTTCGAACCCCAGACCCCCGCAGATCTGGTTTTCCTGAGTATGGAGTCAAAAGAAGCGTTGACGAAGGTGCTGAAGTACGTAGTCCAGGACGATCAAAAGGCCTATCTGAAGGTGACTTCTGAAGACCCCCTCATCAGTGAGATACAACTCAACAGTGTCCTGCTCAAAGCCCTTGTGAAATGGAAAGAGTTCCCTGAACTCCAGAAAAAACTGGTTAACTACCTTCTTTTGAAGAAAGAGGGATACTTCTGGACTTCCACGAAGGACACCTCTTTTGCGATCCTTGCACTCCTTGAAGCGATGCCAGTGTACGAATCTACCTCTTTGAGGGTTTTAAACTCTGGAAAAGAGTTCGTACTGAGATCAGGAGAGGAGAGCCAACTTGTCCCTGGACCTCTGATTGTCTCGGGCAATGGTGTGGTGGAGGTGCACGTTGTACATCCAGTTGTACCGAAAGAGTCTGTGAGTGAGGGCATGGAGATAAAAAGAAAGTTTTACAAGAGGTATGAGCTTTTCATAGAAGAGATAAGAAGCCTCGTGGATGCCTTCGTGCCGCTTGGAAGAGGCTATGTACCGCATTCGATACACAGGGTTGAGGAAGAAAAGGACGATGAACTCTTCATCTTACCTTATGAACTCCGGAATGAAACTGTCGAGTATGGAGGAATCACCATGAAAGTGAATGGTAACAGAGTCGAGATAAAAGGAGAGACGTACTCGTTTTCCAGGATAAAGACACAAAACGGTTTGATTCTCATAGTTCTTGGAAATGAAGCTCTCGTCTATGATCCGGGAAAAAACACAGTCACAAGGTATCTGGAGGTTCTGGACGGAGATTTCGTTGGAGACAGGGGGGAGACAGATTCTACTATGTGGCTGCAGAAGGGTACGACCTGGAAAAATTATCGGATGTGTCTTTTTCGGAAGAAGAAATCAGAGAATGGACAAAAGGAGAATGTTGTTCCATAA
- a CDS encoding GGDEF domain-containing protein — protein sequence MAAEGYDLEKLSDVSFSEEEIREWTKGECCSIRKIAALIDRELLDQDRYRKLVEHARFEEIRSNLCFVIDFKGKPMVLFNLDNFESEDAFNEVSLELVRLFATYTKILFERLKVEEELAEKTRLLEVFSYYDPLTGLPNRRLMEELSKKLLALAKREGKEIAVVFLDLSGFKKINDTFGHEAGDQILKEVSTRLKRVLRENDVIARFGGDEFVFIIYDCGKDCIETVLRRILNSLEKPLDIEGQKVQISGNFGVAFYPKDGEEFNNLLRKADFAMYLAKRNKEHVRFYEE from the coding sequence GTGGCTGCAGAAGGGTACGACCTGGAAAAATTATCGGATGTGTCTTTTTCGGAAGAAGAAATCAGAGAATGGACAAAAGGAGAATGTTGTTCCATAAGAAAGATCGCCGCCCTCATCGATAGAGAACTTCTAGACCAGGATCGATACAGAAAACTCGTTGAACATGCAAGGTTTGAAGAAATCAGATCTAACCTGTGCTTTGTTATCGATTTCAAAGGCAAACCCATGGTTCTTTTCAATCTGGACAACTTCGAAAGCGAAGATGCATTCAACGAAGTCTCCCTTGAATTGGTAAGGCTGTTTGCAACATACACAAAAATCCTCTTTGAGCGATTGAAAGTCGAAGAAGAGCTGGCAGAGAAAACTCGGCTTTTAGAGGTCTTTTCTTACTACGATCCCCTCACAGGTCTTCCCAACAGACGGCTGATGGAAGAGTTGAGCAAAAAGTTGTTAGCTCTTGCAAAAAGGGAAGGAAAGGAGATTGCTGTGGTTTTCCTGGATCTTTCGGGATTTAAAAAGATAAACGACACGTTCGGACATGAAGCGGGTGATCAGATTTTGAAGGAGGTTAGCACCAGACTGAAAAGAGTCTTGAGAGAAAATGATGTTATTGCAAGGTTTGGAGGAGATGAATTCGTGTTCATCATATACGACTGTGGGAAAGATTGTATAGAGACTGTTTTGAGAAGAATCTTGAACTCTCTGGAAAAACCACTCGACATAGAAGGACAGAAAGTGCAGATCTCTGGAAACTTCGGAGTGGCTTTCTACCCGAAAGATGGAGAAGAGTTCAACAATCTTCTCAGGAAGGCAGATTTTGCCATGTACCTGGCAAAAAGAAATAAGGAACATGTCAGATTCTACGAAGAGTAA
- a CDS encoding tyrosine-type recombinase/integrase: MEEYLEYLRVVKKRSERTLYQYRSILKEFAEYEPVTLDSWREYLHRISSNAPTTQRNKLVVVKNYLNWKADRGILNVKDRFWNEAEPPRYAVLPKAVELEEIKRIIEACDHRMYKAIFKVLANTGMRVSELVGLSIQDISLNDTARIRIKGKGNKERIINVSRDLVEELVRSGFFEKKPSVRSIQRAVKRYARKAGIRKKVTPHIFRHSFAVALIERGIPLNKIQALLGHANISTTSIYLKIASEGVEVPKII, encoded by the coding sequence GTGGAGGAGTACCTGGAATATCTCAGGGTAGTGAAGAAAAGAAGCGAAAGAACACTGTACCAGTATCGCTCCATTTTGAAGGAATTCGCCGAGTACGAACCCGTCACCCTTGATTCCTGGAGGGAATATCTACACAGAATATCAAGCAACGCTCCCACCACCCAGCGTAACAAACTCGTTGTGGTGAAAAACTACCTGAACTGGAAAGCAGACAGAGGAATTCTGAACGTGAAGGATCGCTTCTGGAACGAAGCCGAACCCCCTCGCTACGCGGTACTGCCGAAAGCCGTGGAACTCGAGGAAATCAAGCGCATCATCGAAGCATGTGATCATCGAATGTATAAGGCGATCTTCAAAGTGCTCGCCAACACGGGAATGAGGGTCTCAGAACTTGTGGGTCTTTCAATACAGGACATCTCACTGAACGATACCGCCAGAATACGAATAAAAGGAAAAGGCAACAAAGAAAGAATCATCAACGTTTCCAGAGATCTGGTGGAAGAACTCGTGAGATCTGGTTTCTTCGAGAAAAAGCCCTCTGTTCGCTCGATACAGAGGGCCGTCAAACGATACGCCAGAAAGGCTGGAATAAGAAAAAAGGTGACACCACACATTTTCAGACATTCCTTCGCTGTTGCTTTGATAGAGCGAGGAATTCCCCTGAACAAGATACAGGCCCTTCTTGGTCACGCCAACATTTCAACCACTTCCATATATCTAAAAATAGCAAGCGAAGGGGTTGAGGTGCCGAAGATTATTTGA
- the larE gene encoding ATP-dependent sacrificial sulfur transferase LarE codes for MSKIRKILEALKEKKKVVVMFSGGVDSTLLAKLTHEALGENSVALTIDSPVIPRKEIEKAKRLAGLIGIRHEFIELNELKSRHLIENPPDRCYLCRKLRDSVVKNWAKEHGFEVIADGLNFSDLQDYRPGVKASTEDGIWHPFIEFEVTKEEIRDFSRKLSLPTWNKPAMACLCSRFPYGFGLDMEKVRMVEAAENFLRDLGFEEVRVRFFPYRLAVIEVKKENMKVFMEKREKIVSNLRKIGFSFVTLDLEGLTSGKLNRTIEDVSK; via the coding sequence ATGAGCAAGATCAGAAAGATCCTGGAAGCTTTGAAAGAAAAAAAGAAAGTCGTGGTGATGTTCTCGGGAGGAGTGGACAGCACACTCCTTGCAAAACTCACTCACGAAGCACTGGGTGAAAACAGTGTAGCACTCACAATAGACTCTCCTGTCATCCCAAGGAAGGAGATAGAAAAGGCAAAAAGACTGGCAGGGCTCATCGGAATAAGACATGAATTCATCGAGTTGAACGAACTCAAAAGTAGACATCTCATAGAAAATCCTCCAGACAGATGTTATCTGTGCAGAAAACTGAGAGACAGTGTTGTGAAAAACTGGGCAAAAGAACATGGATTCGAAGTGATAGCAGATGGGTTGAACTTCTCTGACCTTCAAGATTACAGACCGGGCGTGAAGGCTTCCACGGAAGATGGGATCTGGCATCCCTTTATAGAGTTCGAAGTGACAAAGGAGGAAATCAGGGATTTTTCCAGAAAACTGAGCCTTCCAACCTGGAACAAGCCTGCCATGGCTTGCCTGTGCTCCAGGTTTCCATACGGTTTTGGCCTGGACATGGAGAAGGTCAGAATGGTGGAGGCGGCAGAGAATTTTCTCAGAGATCTTGGTTTTGAGGAAGTGAGGGTGAGATTTTTCCCGTACAGATTAGCAGTGATAGAAGTAAAGAAGGAGAATATGAAGGTCTTCATGGAGAAAAGAGAGAAAATCGTCTCAAACCTTCGAAAAATAGGTTTTTCCTTTGTGACGCTGGATCTGGAAGGCCTGACAAGCGGCAAATTGAACAGAACCATCGAGGATGTTTCGAAATAA
- the larB gene encoding nickel pincer cofactor biosynthesis protein LarB, which yields MFESILNALLKGEIALEEAEKKILETFYERTDELMLDLERERRQGFPEVVFASGKTTKHIILAVEKFLEKKGIAFVSHLDEEKKKVVKDRFREYEIKEAGRLLVVKKKDIPERLDGTVGVITAGTSDVPFAEETSLILEELGATVRKVYDAGVAGIHRSFYALKQVKDADLIMVFAGMEGILPSLVASLTDLPVIAVPTPIGYGHGGEGTGALTTMLQTCVPGLLVVNIGNTVGAAAAAVRILRRIGSAER from the coding sequence ATGTTTGAGAGCATCCTGAATGCCCTTTTAAAGGGTGAAATAGCGCTCGAGGAAGCAGAAAAGAAGATTCTGGAGACTTTCTATGAAAGAACTGATGAGTTGATGCTGGATCTGGAAAGAGAAAGACGGCAGGGCTTTCCTGAGGTCGTTTTTGCATCTGGAAAGACAACCAAGCACATAATCCTGGCCGTGGAAAAGTTCCTGGAGAAGAAGGGAATCGCTTTTGTTTCCCATCTGGACGAGGAAAAGAAAAAGGTGGTAAAGGACAGATTCAGAGAGTATGAAATAAAAGAAGCAGGCAGGCTTCTGGTTGTGAAGAAGAAAGATATCCCTGAAAGACTGGATGGAACAGTGGGCGTAATAACTGCGGGGACTTCTGATGTTCCCTTCGCTGAAGAAACTTCTCTCATACTCGAAGAACTCGGTGCCACAGTGAGGAAGGTTTATGACGCAGGTGTTGCAGGAATACACCGGTCTTTTTATGCGTTGAAACAGGTAAAAGATGCTGATCTCATCATGGTTTTCGCTGGAATGGAGGGAATTTTACCTTCTCTCGTAGCATCTCTGACGGATCTTCCCGTGATAGCAGTTCCCACGCCCATCGGTTACGGACACGGTGGAGAGGGCACGGGAGCTCTTACAACGATGCTTCAGACGTGTGTTCCAGGCCTTCTTGTGGTGAACATAGGAAACACCGTCGGTGCTGCCGCAGCCGCCGTGAGGATTCTGAGAAGAATCGGGAGTGCAGAAAGATGA
- the larC gene encoding nickel pincer cofactor biosynthesis protein LarC, with translation MEKILYLDPFSGIAGDMFLGLLVDLGVDPEELKKRLSKLGVEFELRIRKVNKKGITATKVDVVFPGKEHHEDHIDHEHHGRHLSEIMKILERLEDPAREKATEMFETLAEAESKVHGLPKEKVHFHEVGAMDAVIEIAGAVVGLELLGVERVFCGAVNTGSGFVMTEHGRYPVPAPATAELLKGIPIYMDQKVRAELVTPTGAVILKELVDEFGTPILRIEKVGYGAGTVDLEIPNVLRGYLGFLEGKSERDILIETNVDDMNPQLFGYLMEKLFETGAKDVFYTPIYMKKNRPAVKVSVLCSEEKRDQILKVLFKESTSIGARVFHLEKVEAPRKVISVETEYGKIPVKVAYFDSEVVNVSPEYEACKKIAQEKEVPLKEIYNAVYRKISEVQGNV, from the coding sequence ATGGAGAAGATTCTCTACCTCGATCCGTTTTCCGGAATTGCCGGTGATATGTTCCTTGGGCTTCTTGTCGATCTGGGTGTTGATCCTGAGGAGCTCAAAAAACGCCTTTCAAAATTGGGCGTCGAGTTTGAATTGAGAATAAGGAAGGTCAACAAAAAGGGAATAACCGCAACGAAAGTGGACGTTGTCTTTCCAGGAAAAGAACACCACGAAGACCACATAGATCATGAACACCACGGAAGGCATCTTTCGGAGATAATGAAAATACTCGAAAGGCTCGAGGATCCTGCGAGGGAAAAAGCAACAGAGATGTTCGAAACCCTCGCCGAAGCAGAAAGCAAGGTCCATGGTCTTCCAAAAGAGAAGGTTCATTTCCACGAAGTGGGAGCCATGGACGCGGTGATAGAGATTGCAGGAGCCGTGGTAGGGCTGGAACTCCTCGGTGTGGAAAGAGTCTTCTGCGGCGCCGTCAACACAGGAAGCGGTTTTGTGATGACAGAACACGGTAGATACCCGGTCCCAGCCCCGGCAACCGCCGAACTTCTGAAGGGCATACCGATCTACATGGATCAAAAGGTGCGGGCAGAACTCGTCACACCAACGGGAGCCGTGATCCTGAAGGAACTGGTCGACGAGTTCGGAACACCGATTCTGAGAATAGAAAAGGTGGGATACGGAGCCGGAACAGTGGATCTTGAGATACCGAACGTTCTTCGAGGATACCTCGGCTTTCTGGAAGGAAAAAGTGAAAGAGACATCCTCATAGAGACAAACGTGGATGATATGAATCCTCAACTTTTTGGATACCTCATGGAAAAACTGTTCGAAACGGGTGCAAAAGACGTTTTCTACACCCCCATATACATGAAGAAGAACCGCCCGGCTGTGAAAGTTTCCGTCCTATGTTCTGAGGAAAAAAGAGACCAGATCCTGAAAGTTCTCTTCAAAGAAAGTACCAGTATAGGTGCAAGGGTCTTTCACCTCGAGAAGGTGGAAGCACCACGTAAGGTGATATCAGTGGAGACGGAATACGGAAAGATCCCCGTGAAAGTGGCATATTTTGATTCTGAAGTCGTGAACGTCTCTCCAGAGTACGAAGCCTGCAAAAAGATAGCACAGGAAAAAGAGGTGCCACTCAAAGAGATCTATAACGCAGTCTACAGGAAGATATCGGAGGTTCAAGGAAATGTTTGA